TTGTACTACGCTAAAAGTTGTACAAGCTTAAATGTATATTTAGTTACTGCTCTAAAAATTTTGTAAGCCTAAAGATTCTTTCAGCCATACTACACTAAACATTGTACGAGCGTTAATCTAATCTTTAGTTGTACTACACGAATTGTTGTACGAGCAATGTGGCTTTAGTTGtaggggggggtggggggcggCGGCAAatactctgtgtgtgtgtctaagagagagagggtggggggaggaggagggggcGAATGAGGCTATACTCTGTGTTTgtgccagagagagagagaaatcttacAACTATTTGGGCTTTGATCTCACCTGGTGAGAGCAAGGGGCTACCATCTTTCTCTTTGAGCCCAATGAGGACGTCGAGCAAGTCGTCTTGCTCAGTTCTGGTACCCTCGGTCCATTGTCTGATTCTCTCGTCGATTCCAAGATCTTGATACTTAGCCACGCTTGCAGTGGCCGTCCTGATGATCTTCTCATGACCGTCCAAATCAAGCCGCAAGCATGGGAGATAATCAGACACACAGAAGGAGTAAAGGTATGCAAGAATTTTGAACAAGGCAATCACGTGCTCTTCTTCCTCTACTCCTGGGCCTCCATCCGCCCTTCCGTTCCCAAAAAACCTCTTTCCGAAAACCATCTTACTTATCACATTCCCACAATAATGTTGGGCTGCGACTCTCACATTCACCACACCCCCGGTAGTCGAGTCCATGGACTGATTATACACGAACCCAACGAGGTGGTCAGCTTCCGTGGTTCGTTTGCCCTCGAGCCACCGATGCCTTTGTGCTGAGAGAACTTCGGAAGTGAGGACTCTCCTCATTTTCTTCCATTGTTCTCCACCCGGGGTTAAGGCCGTTGTTAGATATCCTCTGCTCGTGATGTCTGCCGATAAGACATCCGGTCTAGTGGAGAAAACAGCGTCATGCCTTTTCAGGAAGTCGACGTCAATTTCAGGGGAGGTGACGGGGATGACGTGGACACCTCATAGATTGATACAAATGATTTCGGCCTTCATGCATGTCCTCCATCATTTTGTGTATGGAGCGGAATGCGGGCTTCTTTGTGAAGAGTAATCCTGGGAGACTTCCGACAATGGGCCATGGTTTTGGGCCTGGCAGAAGCGCGAGGGGCGTTGCTCGTCTCTTCCAAAGGATAAAGAGAAGAGAAGCCGCAAGAAGGAGAGTTGAGCAAAAGCTCAAGAGAAACGGTGAAATGCCTTCGCTGGTTGGCATTTCGAGTGTTGAGGAGGCAATGGCAGGGTTTGCAGTGTGTATAGGATTGAAGAAAGCCACTGCCCGAGTGGAGCAGGAGCTCGAGAAATTTTGTAAGATGTAAAAGTTTGCCATTTTGAGTAAGTGAAGATGTATGTTTTTGCAGTGAAGTGAAGATTTAAGTTTTTGCAGCTAGTGATCAGTGAAGATTtaagtttttgttgtaataaatttgTTTCCTGTGGTGCCTTTTTATAGAGTGTTTTCCACAGCCCGATGGCAATGTGCTTGCATGCATTCACGGCAAAAACACATCAATGCAACGTGTGATTCAAACAAATTACAGATAACTCATTTTCGTTTGAACATGTACAGTATACACAAATCACGTTTTGGAGCATTTGATAGCAGCATGATCCTTATGCATCCTTAAACCATGCCAAAGAGAGCCTAGCTAGCTAATTGGCCTAGCCTAGCCTAGCTAGCATGCTTCTTTTCTGACAAATCCTTTGAATTTGTTACAGCTAGCCTAATGTAAACAAGTGACACCGAGGCACTTGGTAATGTGTTGTAAATGATGATTTGAACATTTGTTACTAATTTATTAAATCTAGTAGTAGATGTGGAATTATAAGTGGGAGGTTAATATCTAATAAATGCATGCTTATCATCTTTTGCAAGAGCCTAGCCATGAGCATGGCTGTCATTGTGGACCCCAAAGTGACCCCTGGGCAaccactcctcccaatgctaaACGACAACATTTTCAAGTCGGGGTCCGTTAGCATTACATCGGAGCCGTCTCTCTTGAGGTGGCGCTCTGGTCTGAACTGGAGAGGTTCATCCCAAACTCTTGGGTTGCGCCCAAGCCCAGGGAGACTCAGCAAAACATGGCTACCTTTGGGGATGAAGTAGCCAGCAAAAATGGCGTCGGCTGTGGAGACATGGGGGACATTAAAGGGAGCGATGGGGTGGAGGCGGAACGATTCTCTCACACATGATTTGACGTAGTTGAGTTGTGAGAGATCGGATTCCTGGACCAGTCTATTCCTCCCCACCACTCTGTCCAGTTCCTCCATGGTTCTTTTAAGTAGTGCTGGTTGATTTATCATCTCGGCAAGTGCCCACTCCACTGCATTTGAAGTGTTGTCTACCGTTGCTATCATCAACTCCTGAGAGTATGAGAGTGATAATGTGTTAGAGAATATATATGCATCTACAGTCACATAACTTTCAGATTTCCTACCTATGTATATTGCATGAAGGGTCCCTCTCTGAgtcttaattaatttccttcttCAAAGGGAAGAATCGATATGCATGCTACTATATAAAACCATTCAATTGAGCCGAAATACCCATTTTCCATTTGGTTGCATTTCATGTTTTCATCTCCTATGTCTATCACATAACTTCTCTTCCACAATCGGACCAGATCCGCTAAACGCCTATGGGTTGCATGTCGTAAAGTAATACTTTTaattagttatttatttatttattttgaaacggaataccttttcaaaaatatatcgTATAGTGCAAAGATATTCCTCTTGTTTATTACGCAATGAAAATATGGACTTATGTTCTTCTTTCTAGACTCACATGATCACAAAAACTTTGAAATCAAAAGAGCTCTATAAGCGTTAATACATCTCAATTTGAATTCATGAGTTTCAAACTCGAATTTGGAATAAGAATTGGTGTTCAGACCCCAGCCTAATTACATGATCCTTTAAAATTATGGAACAAATGATGTAATAAACTGCATGTGTCATGCATTTTGGGTATAGAATGCATACACACCCAGGTCGACCGATTCCGAAAGGcgagtttttttttgtcaaaatattcGAAGACTTTTGATTCTTTTAAGCAAATGCTACCATGTTTTGGATTCTGTTGAAGTTTCTTGATACGTTTCAAATAATGATTGTAGAGAAGTTTAATTAGCATCATTCGatctcataaatttttttaccaGCCATTAATATCTTGTGCTAGTGGCGGCATCTAAAGTCACTTAATCAGCTTATGAAAAACAACTTTATTGAAGTCTGAACCAAACTAAGTACTACAACTTGGCGAATTAtggaaatttgaaaaatcatttagAGGACAGAAATGTAAAGTGTGTTCAAATTACGATAAATTATTAGGATCAAACTCTTAATTAGGTGGAAACCACATTGTACTTTATAGGCTCTAACGTTAACATGcaaaatatttaatttcctTCAAAGACAAGTATTTACGTGCATCAATTGTATTGAAACCTCGTAGGAgtctaaaaaaaactttttaacgaTGTTCGTGACTTAATTTAAGTATCTAGTaacatgaaaattgaagaatgaAACAATCGCATGCCACGGGGATAATTTAGGATCGGAGTAGGTTAATAGATAATGTGACATTTTTTTCCAGTCACGCCACGtgctatatgtgtgtgtgtactagttTAAACAGTACTCCGATTGTACTGCATGCGCTGAACGTTATACTTATTCTTTGTTATTGTTGTACTACACTAAAAGTTGAACAAGCTTAAATGTATATTAAGTTACTACTAAAAATTGTGGCCTTAGTCGTACGTTGTAAGTCTATAAAAACCTGCCTCCTAGTATCATAGTGAGTGAGTGGTGAAAGTGAGGTTTCTAGAGTGTAACGTAGGgctttttgtcctttttttttttttggggggggggggggggggggggggggggggggggtggtggtgtgggtgggtggggggaggaggaggggagaggaggaggaaaataCTCTGCGTGTgtctaagagagagagggtgggggaggaggagggggcGAATGAGGCATACACTCTATGTTTgtgccagagagagagagagagagagagagagagagagagagatcttacAACTATTTGGGCTTTGATCTCATCTGGTGAGAGCAAGGGACTACCATCTTTCTCTTTGCGCCCAATGAGGACGTCAAGCAAGTCATCTTGCTCAGTTCTGGTACCCTCTATCCAATGTCTGATTCTCTCGTCGATCTCAGGATCTTGATACTTAGCCACACTTGCTGTGGCCGTCCTGATAATCTTCTCATGACCGTCCAAATCAAGACGGCGACGCAAGCATGGGAGATAATCAGACACACAGAAGGAGTAGAGGTATGCAAGAATTGTGAACAAGGCACTCACGTGCTCTTCTTCCTCTACTCCTGGGCCTCCATCCGCCCTTCCATTCCTAAAAAACCTCTTCCCGAAAACCATCTTCCTTATCACATTCCCACAATAATGTTGGGCTGCGAATCTCACATTCACCACACCCCCGGTAGTCGAGTCCATGGACTGATTATACACGAACCCAACGAGGTGGTCAGCTTCCGTGGTTCGTTTGCCCTCGAGCCACCGATGCCTTTGTGCTGAGAGAACTTCGGAAGCGAGGACTCTCCTCATTTTCTTCCATTGTTCTCCACCCACGGTTAAGGCCGTTGTTAGATATCCTCTGCTCGTGATGTCTGCCGATAAGACATCCGATCTTGAGGAGAAAACAGCGTCATGTCTTTTCAGGAAGTTGACGTCAATTTCAGGGCAGGTGACGGGGACGATGTGGACACCCCATAGGCTGATGCAAATGATTTCGGCGTTCATGTCCTCCATCATTTTGTGTATCGAACGGAACGCGGGCTTCTTTGTGAGAAGTAGTCCTGGGAGACTTCCGACAATGGGCCATGGTTTTGGGCCTGGTGGAAGCGCGAGGGGCGTTGCTCGTCTCTTCCAAAGGATGAAGAGAAGCGAAGCCgcaagaagcagagttgagcaaAAGCTCAAGAGAAATGGTGCAATGCTTTCGCTGGTT
The sequence above is a segment of the Rhododendron vialii isolate Sample 1 chromosome 13a, ASM3025357v1 genome. Coding sequences within it:
- the LOC131313820 gene encoding phenylalanine N-monooxygenase CYP79D16-like, which produces MANFSILQNFSSSCSTLLLLRMAMAFFSPIHTANPDIASSTLEMPTSESIAPFLLSFCSTLLLAASLLFILWKRRATPLALPPGPKPWPIVGSLPGLLLTKKPAFRSIHKMMEDMNAEIICISLWGVHIVPVTCPEIDVNFLKRHDAVFSSRSDVLSADITSRGYLTTALTVGGEQWKKMRRVLASEVLSAQRHRWLEGKRTTEADHLVGFVYNQSMDSTTGGVVNVRFAAQHYCGNVIRKMVFGKRFFRNGRADGGPGVEEEEHVSALFTILAYLYSFCVSDYLPCLRRRLDLDGHEKIIRTATASVAKYQDPEIDERIRHWIEGTRTEQDDLLDVLIGRKEKDGSPLLSPDEIKAQIVELMIATVDNTSNAVEWALAEMINQPALLKRTMEELDRVVGRNRLVQESDLSQLNYVKSCVRESFRLHPIAPFNVPHVSTADAIFAGYFIPKGSHVLLSLPGLGRNPRVWDEPLQFRPERHLKRDGSDVMLTDPDLKMLSFSIGRSGCPGVTLGSTMTAMLMARLLQKMISMHLLDINLPLIIPHLLLDLIN